CATATAGCTAAACATGCCGATAAAGCCACCTTGATGGTTTCTGGCATACCATTAACTCTTAAATAATACGCATGGAAAATATTGTCTCAATTAAAAATCAAGAATTAGAAATTACACTTCAAAAAAAAATTGATTTAAAAACAAAACCTTTAGGTTCTTTAGGCGATTTAGAACATTTAGCTTTTAAAATAGGCTGCATTCAAAATACTGAAACCCCAAAAATATCCAACCCAACCATTGTTGTTTTTGCAGGAGATCATGGCATTGCTAAAAAAGGGGAAGTCAATCCTTTTCCCCAAGAAGTAACAGCTCAAATGGTTTATAATTTTATTAACGGAGGGGCTGCTATAAATGTACTTACAAAAACTAACGGCATTAATTTAAAAGTCGTAGATGCAGGCGTTAATCATAACTTTGAAAACAACTTAAACATCATTAATTCTAAAACAGTATTTGGAACAAAAAACTACCAAGACGAACCTGCAATGACCTTACAACAATGTCAAGATGCTATGGAGAAATCTGGTAACATTATAAGCCAAATTCATTCTGAAGACTGTAATACTATAGGTTTTGGAGAAATGGGAATAAGCAACACATCATCAGCTTCATTACTTATGGCTTATTTTATGAATAAACCAATTGCCGAATGTGTTGGTTCGGGTACCGGTCTAAATTCAGAAGGCATTAATAAAAAGAGTAGCATCCTTTCTGAAGTTTTTAAAAAGCACAAACCGCAAAATTCAAAAGAAGCTTTAGCAACTTTTGGAGGCTTTGAAATAGCCATGCTTTGTGGTGCTATTTTAAAAGCAGCAGAATTAAAAATGGTTATTGTTATTGATGGCTTTATTGTTTCTTCGGCTCTTTTAGCTGCACAAGCAATAAATAAAAACGTATTAGATTACTGCATATTTGCTCATAACTCTAACGAGCAAGGTCATACTAAAATATTAGACTTCCTTAATTCTAAACCACTATTATCATTAGGGTTAAGACTAGGAGAAGGCACAGGAGCCGCTTTAGCAATACCACTATTAAAAGCTTCGGTAGATTTTTTAAATAATATGGCAAGTTTTGAAAGTGCTAGAGTTAGTGGTGAAATTGAAAAGTAATAAACAATGAAAAAAGAAATCCAAATATTCTTAACAGCTATTATGTTCTTTACTAGAATACCTTGTCCTAAATGGGTAGACCATAGACCAGAGTTTTTACAAAAAAGCGCAAAATATTTTTCGCTAGTTGGTATTATCGTTGGAAGTATTGGTGCTTTAATTTATTATGCTTTCTCTTTTATTTTTTCTACTGAAATAAGCTTACTACTTAGTATAGTTACTACCATATATGCTACAGGTACTTTCCATGAAGATGGATTTGCTGATATGTGTGATGCCTTTGGAGGCGGATGGACAAAAGAGAAAATTTTATTAATTATGAAAGATTCTCGTCTGGGAACTTATGGCGTTTCAGGACTAATTTTAATTCTTGCTGTTAAATTTTCAGCTTTAAGAGAAACACCTATTCATCTAATCCCTTTAACTATTATTGCAGGACATAGCGTTAGCCGTTTTATAGCAACCACTTTAATTTATACACACCCATATGTAAGAGACACAGACGATAGCAAAGCAAAACCTGCTGCTAAAAACATTACGTTAAGTATGGTTATTGTTAGTGCTTTATTTGGGTTAGCTCCTCTACTCTCTTTTTAAAACACCTTTTATTCTCTTAACATTAATTCCGTGTTATTTAGCAAAAGTCTTTTTAGGTGCTAAATTTAAAAAATGGATAGGCGGACAAACTGGAGATTGTGCAGGTGCTGTTCAACAATTAAGCGAAGTTGTTTTTTATTTAAGCGCAATTGCTCTATGGAAATTTATTTAATAAGACATACCACACCCGATATTGAAAAGGGGATTTGCTACGGTCAAAGTGATTTAAATTTAAAATCAAATTTCACTGAAGAGTTCGAGGCTATTTCGAATCAAATTCAAACAAAAAAAGACTTCAAGGTTATATCGAGCCCTCTAAAACGTTGTAAGTTATTAGCAAAAGAGTTTAACGATGATATCCTTTTTGACGATCGCTTAAAAGAATTAAATTTTGGAGATTGGGAACTCAAAGCTTGGAACGATATACCAGAAAAAGATAGCAATTCTTGGATGGAAGACTTTGTAAATGTTGCTGTCCCTAATGGCGAATCGTATATACAATTAGCATCAAGAGTTTATGCTTTTTTTGAAGAAATCACACATTCAGAAAGTATTCAGAACTTAATAATTATATCTCATGCTGGACCAATAAGAGCCATACTTGCTAAACTTTTAAAGCTTCCGCTGAAAGAGTCATTCAACATTAAAATTAACTACGGTGATGTATTTCTGCTAAAGAGAGAAAACGAAACTTTAAAACTCATTACAGAAATTACACTTTAAGAACTAAGTTCGCAAAATTGTAATTACTCGATTTAGCTTTTTCTTCTATGTCAACCTCGATGCGGTTTTTAAAAAATGGTGCGTTTACAACTAACGTATGAAATTCTCCATTTTCACCACAAGCATCAACTCCTAAAGCTTCAAACTCAGTAATTATAGCTTCATCAATAATGCGTCCCAAAAACCCTGGACCAAGAACTTCGTTACAAGATACAATCATAGCTTCCAATCCGGCTTCTATCATATCTATAACCAATTGTTTTCTATCGCCTTGCCAAAGCGGTAAAACAGCCTCTAAGTTTGCTGCTGTAGAGACTTTCTCTTCCCAAGATCGGTGCGATTCAATATCTATATCACCAAAAACACTATATGTAATAGGATAATCTTTAACAAGTGCTTTTAAGGTCTCAATATATTTTACTTCATAATCTGCCCATGTACTACTAAAGAAATGGATAGGTAATTCTAAAGCTGCAGCCTGAGCTTCTAAAACATTTTTAGGTATGCCGTGAGAACGCGATCTGTCTCCAAACTCATTCATAACATTTAAAAGCACCGTTGGTTTATACCCTTGCTGAATAGCTTTATAAAAAGCGTAACAACTATCTTTACCTCCACTCCAAGAGCACAAAAAATTCATTAGAAAGTATTTTAAATACTCAAAAGTAGTTTTATATTGACTTTATTACAAAAAAAATAATGACCTTTGACAGATATTTTTTTTAGATGCGTTATATACTAATTTTATTAAGTAGTTGTATGTTTTTTTCTTCATGCAAAGAGAAAACAAACACCAAGACAGTAGATTCAAAAACGACTGAGATCGTTTCTCAAAACATTAAATATGCTAAAAGTTTCTCCATAAACAACCATAGCGATTATAAAGAAATTATAGTCACTTCTGCATGGCCTAAAAGTACGGAAACCTATAAATATATTTTAATAAAAGAAGGACAAGCCATTCCTGAACATGATAACAGAACCATTGTAATTAAAATTCCAATAAAGAAAGTTGTTGTCATGTCTACAACAAATATTCCTGTATTAGAATATTTGAATATAGAAGATAGGTTAGTAGGATTTCCTAATACAGATTATATTTCATCTAAAAAAACAAGACAACTAATTGAATCAGGAAAAGTAAAAGATTTAAATAACGATTTAGAAATTAATATGGAATTACTCTTAGACATAAATCCTGAGTTGGTTATTGGATTTTCTGTAAATGGTAATGACAAATCTTTAAATAAAATAGAAAAATTTGGAATCCCTGTTGTTTTAGATGGTGCATGGACAGAGCAACATCCTTTAGGACGTTCTGAATGGATAAAATTTATAGCTGCTTTTTTTGATAAAGATGAAGAAGCAAAGGTGATCTTTGATAAAATTGAAACTGATTATTTAGAAGCTAAAGCACTTGCTAAAAAAACAGAAACTATCCCAACCGTAATATCTGGATCTTTATTTAAAGATGTATGGAATATTCCTGGAGGACATAGTTTTGTTGCAAAATATTTGGAAGATGCCAATACTAATTATCTTTGGAAAAACGACCAATCTACTGGAAGTCTTCAACTAAATTTTGAAAATGTTTTAGAAAAAGGACAAAAAGCAGACTTATGGATTGGTGCAGGATCTTTTAAAAATAAAGAAGAAATGCTTTCTAATCACAATGGTTATAGTTATTTTGAAGCTTTTAAAAACAATAAAACATATACATACACAAATAAAATTGGTTCAAAAGGAGGTCTTATGTATTATGAATTAGGGCCGATGCGTCCCGATTTAATTTTAAAAGATATTATAAAAATTGCACACCCTGAACTACTACCAACATATGAATATTTCTTTTTTAAGACAATAGAATAATTGGAAACCACTAAATCATATAAAATTGCATTCATCCTATTAGCTTTAGCTACTCTGGCGTGCTTTTTTATTAATATTAGTTTAGGGTCAATTTCTATACCTAATTCAGAGATATTTAAAAGTTTTTTTGAACCATTAGAAAACAACTCTTGGCAACATATAATTATAGACTACAGATTACCAAAAGCGTTTACATCCATTATAGTAGGCTCTGGCTTAGGTGTTTCGGGGTTAATGATGCAAACACTATTTAGAAACCCGCTTGCCGGCCCTTTTGTTTTAGGTATTACATCTGGAGCAAGTTTAGGTGTCGCTTTAACCATTATGGGAGCTTCTATTTTTGGTGGTTTTTTGGCTACGATATTAGTTTCTAATTGGAGTACCGTTATTGCAGCTAGTTTTGGTAGTTTTTTAGTATTGCTTGCCGTAGTTATTGTATCGACTCGAGTAAAAGACACCATGGGCATTCTTATAATTGGGCTCATGTTTGGAAGTATAACCTCTGCAGTTGTTAGTGTTCTATCTTACTTTAGCTCTGCCGAAGAATTACAACAATATATCTTTTGGGGATTTGGAAGTTTAGGTAATTTAACTTGGGAAGAACTTCTGGTTTTATTCATTATTTACATTGCAGGAATACTTATAAGTTTAAGTTCTATAAAATCACTAAACACGTTATTACTTGGCGAAAATTATGCAAAAAGCCTAGGTTTAGACATAAAAAAAAGTCGATTATTACTAATAATTTCAACAAGTTTACTAGCTGGTACTATTACAGCTTTTGTAGGGCCCATTGCTTTTATAGGTTTAGCGATACCACACATGACTAGACAAATATTTAACACGTCAAATCATAAAATATTACTACCAGCCGTTTTTTTATTAGGAGCCATTGTTATGCTAATTTGTGATAGCATTGCACAATTACCAACTAGTAACTACACATTACCTATAAACGCTATAACCTCTCTAATTGGAGCCCCTGTTGTTATCTGGCTATTGGTTAGGAAACGTAAAATGATGTTTTAATGGAACTAGACAATAAAAATATCGTTCTTAAAACTGTAGATCTATCTATAGGCTACTCCTCTAAAAAAGGAAAAACGCTTGTTTCTTCTAACATAAACATTGAATTACATCAAGGTGGATTAATTGGACTTATTGGAGGTAATGGTATTGGAAAATCTACTTTATTAAGAACTTTGACTAAAGTTCAAAATCCACTTGAAGGCGCAATTTTTATTAATAATAAAGATATTTCTAAATACGCATCATTAGATTTAGCTAAAGCAATGAGTTTGGTTTTAACTGAACCAATTGCATCAAAAAATTTATCGGTATTAGAATTGGTTGCCTTGGGCAGACAACCTTACACCAACTGGGTTGGTAATTTGTCTAAAAAAGATAAAACTGCCATTTACAAAGCATTACAACAAACAAATATTGAAGGTTTAAAAGATAAAAAATGTTATGAATTAAGTGATGGACAGTTACAAAAAGCTTTAATAGCAAGAGCTTTAGCGCAGGACACCGATTTAATTATTTTAGATGAGCCTACCACACATCTAGACATGTATCACAAAGCTTATATACTAAAACTACTAAAAGAACTCGCCCAAGAAACTGGTAAAACCATCTTATTTTCATCGCACGAAATAGATTTAGCTATTCAATTATGTGATACTTTAATTGTTATGAATAAAGATGAAGTTGTTATGAACGACCCATGCAGCTTAATTTCTAAAGGCACATTCAACACATTATTTCCAAATGATTTAATTGCTTTTGATGAAAAAACAGGCAGTTTTAGAGTGAAGAAGTAAAATGTATAAATCTTATACCTTCCATCTTTCGTCTTCATATCAAAACATTTATATTTGATTAAATTTCTATTTTAAAATGAACGACAACCTTATTCTTATTCTCGCAATATTAGTTTCTGGCGGCATAGGCGCTTATATTGGTATGACTATTACTAAACTAAAAAGTAAAAGCAACCAAAGCACTCTTGAGGAACGTCAAAACCAAATGAGTATTACTATTGAAGATTTAAAACAAATTTTAAATAAAACTGAAGGCGAACGTGAAGATATTCGTCGTGAAAAAGATTTATTAAATTCAGAATTAACACGGAAAAACACCGAATACGAAAACCTGCAACAACAAAACATAAAACGCGATGCCGAGATAGAGGAACGACAAGAACAATTGCGTAAAGATTTTGAATTATTAGCTACTAAAATACTTGATGAAAAGTCGGAAAAATTCACCCTTCAGAATAAAGAAAACATTAAAAATATTTTAAATCCGCTACAAGAAAAAATAAAGACTTTTGAAGAAAAAGTAGATTTAACTCAAAAGGAAAGTATCAGTATGCATTCGGCTTTAAAAGAGCAACTTTTAGGTTTAAAAGACTTAAACCAACAAATGAGTAAAGAAGCCACTAACCTAACTAGAGCCTTAAAAGGCGATAGTAAAATGCAAGGAAATTGGGGTGAATTGGTTTTAGAACGTGTGTTAGAAAAATCGGGACTAGAAAAAGACAGAGAGTATTTTGTACAACAAAGTTTTACATTAGATAATGGCTCGCGTGTATTACCCGATGTGGTTTTAAACCTTCCCGACGGTAAAAAAATGATTATTGACAGCAAAGTATCCTTAACCGACTACGAGCGTTTGGTAAATGCAGACGATGATGATAAAGGCATGTATTTAAAAGCACATGTTAACTCTATAAAAAGGCATGTTGATCAACTTTCGGAAAAAAATTATCAAGATTTATACGATATAGAATCTCCCGATTTTGTACTCATGTTTATACCTATTGAACCCGCTTTTGCAGTGGTTGTAAATGAAGACAATAGTATTTATAACAAAGCCTTCGAGAAAAATATTGTTATTGTAACGCCTTCTACCCTTCTAGCGACACTTAGAACCGTTGATTCTATGTGGAATAATGAAAAGCAACAACAGAATGCTATTGAAATTGCTAGACAAGCAGGTGCTTTATATGACAAATTTGAAGGTTTAGTAAGTGATTTAACAGGTGTTGGTAAAAAGATTGATGCCGCTAAAAGTGATTATTCCGCAGCTATGAATAAACTTGTTGAAGGCCGAGGGAACCTGATTACTAGTGTTGAAAAACTTAAGAAAATGGGAGCCAAAGCAAAAAAATCACTACCTGAAGCTATTATAAAACGAGCCGAAGAAGAATAGAATTTTAATTATATAGTGCTTTCCTAATTACTGTATTAAACAATTCTTGTACTAATAATTATTAAAATTATTATTTTTTAGTGAAAAATTTTAGAACTTACTAAAAATGATAATACACTGATTTATACAGGAAAATATATTACTACTTTAGTTGTTGTAAAATAATTAAAAGTTAAAACACCCATGTTTAAGCACCCTAAAGAATCACAAGTTACTATTACAGAATTAATGCTACCTGCGCACTCTAATTTTAGTGGTAAAATTCATGGTGGTTATATTTTAAATTTAATGGATCAGATAGCATTTGCCTGTTCCTCTAAACATTCTAGACATTATTGCGTTACAGCATCTGTAAATAGAGTAGATTTTTTAAACCCTATTGAAGTTGGAGAACTGGTTACATTAAAAGCTTCAATAAATTATACTGGTAGAACATCTATGGTTGTTGGTGTTCGTGTAGAATCAGAAAACATACAAACAGGAGAAAAGAAGCACTGTAATTCTTCTTATTTTACTATGGTTGCTAAAGATGAGCAAGGTAAAAACGTACCTGTTCCAGGTATTATATTAGATGACGAACAAGGTGTTAGACGCTTTGCTAGGAGTATTACTAGACAAGAACAAGCTAAAACAAGATCTAATAAATTTAAGTCCTCAGAATTTAAAATTGAGGAACATATTGAATCCATAAAAACACAAAATGTTAAAATAGATTTAGAATAATATAAATTATTACGTATTTTTATAAGGTTCCATTAAACACCTTTGTTAAAAATGCGTAAAATAATTATATTTATTTTTATAATTTTACTAACTATAATAGGTTACAACTACTTATATCAAGATCATCGAGATATAAATTCTGAGCAAACTGATTTTTCATTAACCGCTACTACTCTTTTAAATGAATTTTCTATAAATCCCAATGCTTCAGAAAAAAAATATTTAAACAAAACCATTGAAATAAACGGATCTATTACAGAGAAAAACTCTGACAACCTTACTATAGACGACAAGGTGTTTTGCCTACTTTTAAATAATACTCAAAATATCCTAGAAAACAATTCTCCAATTATAGTAAAAGGTAGGGTTATAGGTTATGATGATTTATTAGAGCTAGTAAAACTAGATCAATGTACAATTCTAAAAAAATGAAAAAGAATTACTTTCTAATACTATTCATTTTCTGTTCTTCATTATATGCACAAAAAGACATATATGATGTTTGCCGAAACGGAACAGTTGAAGAAATATTAAAGCTATATAATGAAAGTCCAGATATTATCAATACAACCAATAACTCAGGGTACTCTCCTTTAATTTTAGCATGCTACCATGGGAATGATAATATCGTTTCTTTTTTAGTCCACAAAGTAAAAGATATTAATGGTTCTAGTGATTATGGCACCCCTTTAATGGCAGCTGTTGTAAAAGGAAACCTAAAGATTACAAAAATTTTATTAGATAAAAAAGCAGACCCTAATATTGCCGATCCAAATGGAACAACAGCATTACACTATGCCGTTCTTTTTAAACTTACAGATATTGCTAAATTATTAGTAAAAGCAGGAGCAAAACATAGCCTTAAAGACAACAATGGAAAATCGGCTTACGATTATGCTCTTATTAATAAAAATCAAGAGTTACTAACCCTCTTAAAAAAATAAACTCATGAAAAAAATTAATTTAATTCTATTCATTTTAACAATAGGCATGATTTCCTATTCACAAACTAGTTCTACAGGAGTTATAAATTTATCGTCCACTACTGGTTTAGAGTACACAGCACAAATAGATATTACATCTTCTGAAGTAACATTAACACTAATTGGCCCTAGTGATAGATGGCTAGGTATTGGGTTTGGAGCAAGTTCAATGACATCAAATAAAGATGTTGTAATATTTACGGGTTCCGAATTGACTGATAGAACTTTTATAGGCATAGGAAGCATACCAACACTTGACAACAATCAAGATTGGACTGTAAGTTCAAATGAAATTACTTCTGGCAAGAGAACATTAGTTGCTACTCGAGCATTAAATACAGGTGAAACTAATGACTATATTTTTAGCACTTCTGATACTTCAATAAATTTAGTTTGGGCTAGAGGTAATGACACTACATTTAATCTAGAATATCATGGCAGTACTAATAGAGGTGCTACCGCTAGTGGTTTTACACTTGATATAAACGAGAATGACTTAGCTTCTAATTTTAGCTTATTCCCTAATCCTGCGTCATCAAAATTAAATATAGTATTACCAAACACTATTCAAAATGCTTCAATTAATGCCTTTGATGTTTTTGGAAAACAAATATTTAATAAATCTATTTCTAATTTAAATGCTTCAATAGATGTTTCCTCATGGAGTAAAGGCATCTATTTAATTAAAGTATCTTCTGAAGGAAAAACAAATACCAAAAAATTTATAAAAAAATAATTTAAAAAAAAAAGCTATTTTTGGACAAACCAAATTTTAGCATATAATGAAAAACCTCTTAATTATTCTCTTATTACTACCTTTATTTACCTACTCTCAAGATGATTTATTAAATGAAATTGATAGTGATTCAACAGGAACTGAATACGCAACAGCAGCTTTTAAAGGCCTAAAAATTGTAAATTTTGAATCCACAAAATTAGTAGCTAAAAAAGAATTTACATTTATAGTATCTCATCGATTTGGAAGTCTTAAAAATGGTATTGACACCTTTTTTGGACTAGATGAAGCGGTTACACGATTAAATTTTGTGTTTGGAATTACAGATAATTTCAACATTGGTGTTTCAAGAAGTTCTTTCTTAAAAATTTATGATGTATCCTTAAAATATAAACTTTTAAGACAAAAAGAAGGTGGTTTTCCTTTTACGGTTGTAGGCTACAATTCTATTTTAATTAATACTGCTTTAGAAAAAGCGAATTTACCTTTGCTTGAATTTAAACACCGTATAGGATATACTGCACAATTGCTAATATCTAGAAAAATTGACAGCAATTTTTCACTTGAATTGGCTCCTACTTTTTTTCATGATAATTATGTAGTTATGGATAATCAAGATAATTCACAATATGCAATTGGCTTTGGCGGACGTTATAAACTTAACAAACGTTGGTCTTTAAATGCTGATTATGGTTATCATTTAAACAGAGCCGACAATTCCCCTTTTAAAAACCCGTTATCTATTGGTATAGACTTAGAAACTGGAGGACACGTATTCCAAATGCACTTTACTAATGCTCAACCTATGAATACCAATGGATTTTTAGGTCAAGCATCAGGAGATTGGAGTGATGGAAATATTTATTTCGGCTTTAATTTAAGCCGAAGATTCTAAAAAAAAATTTAAATTACCCCCTAAAAATGAACTTATGAAATCTAAAAATTTACTTTACACATTTACAACAGCAATAATTCTATTTAACTGTTCTAACAGTAGCACTGAGGATCTTTCAGAACCTACTCAAGATCCAGATCCAACTGCCATAATAACTTATGATACAGATATTATGACCATTATAAACGATAATTGTATTCAATGTCATGGAACACCACCAACAGGAGGCGCTCCTACTTCATTTACAACTTACACTCAAGTTAAAAGTAGTATAAATTCAATATTAACTCGTATTAACAATTCTGGATCTGCTGTGATGCCACCAACTGGACAAATGCCATTAGCTACAAGAGAATTGATTCAACAATGGAAAGACGATGGTCTTTTGGAAAATTAATTTTGGCAGTATTTTTGATTTACATATTAAGTTAAACAAAGTAATTATGAAAAAACTATTATATGTTATAGCTTTTATTAGCTTGAATGTATTTGCCCAAGGAAAATATTTAACCAAAACGGGGCATGTAACTTTTGAAGCTTCTGTACCTTCTTTTGAAGAAGTTAAAGCTACTAATAATTCTGTAACAGCAATTATCAATACAGAAAATGGAGAATTCGCTTCCTTAATATTAGTAAAAGGATTCAGATTTAAAAATGCTTTAATGGAAGAACATTTTAATGAAAACTATGCCGAATCAGACACCTACCCAAAAGCTACTTTTAAAGGAAAAATAAGTGATTTTTCTATAACTAAATTATCGAATAATCCTACTCGTTTTAATTGCAGTGGCTTACTTACTTTTCATGGCAAAACAAAAAAGTTAGATTCTACTCCTTTCAATATCTCAATTAAAGATGGGAGCATTATTGTTTCTGGAACATTTAAAACAAATGCATCAGATTATGATATCAAAATTCCTAAAATTGTAAAAAGTAAAATTTCTGAAGATATAGATGTATCTTTTGATTTTATACTTAAAAAGAAATAATAACAATAAAAAAGCCGCTTAAAGCGGCTTTTTTATTTCATTTAATATCTGTATTTATTACTTATTCAAATACATTTTTCGTCTTGAATACAAATCGTAAAACTCATCATCTTTTAAGCTTTCTATAAACAAAATACTTTCTCCTGTACTCTTCATTTCTGGACCAAGTTTTTTATTTACATTATGGAATTTATCAAAAGAGAATACGGGTTGTTTAATAGCGTACCCTTCTAATTTAGGATTAAAATCAAAGTCTTTAACTTTCTTTTCTCCTAACATCACTTTAGTTGCATAATTTACATAAGGCTCTCCATAAGCTTTTGCTATAAAAGGAACCGTTCTAGATGCTCTAGGGTTAGCTTCAATAATATAAACCGTATCGTCTTTAATAGCGAATTGTATATTTATTAATCCAACGGTATTAAGTGCTAAAGCAATCTTTTTAGTATGATCTACAATTTGCTGCATCACTAAATCGCCAAGATTAAATGGTGGTAATAGTGAATTACTATCTCCAGAATGAATTCCACATGGCTCAATATGCTCCATGATACCAATTATGTAAACATCTTCTCCATCGCAAATAGCATCAGCTTCAGCTTCAATAGCACCATCTAAATAATGATCTAATAATAATTGATTCCCTGGCATTCTACTAAGCAAATCAACAACGTGCTTTTCAAGTTCTTCTTTATTAATAACAATTTTCATCCCTTGTCCTCCAAGAACATAAGATGGACGTACTAATATTGGAAAGTCTAACACATCTGCAATGGCAGCAGCTTCATCTGCCGTAGTGGCAATATCAAATTGTGGGTAAGGAATATTGTTTTCTTTTAATAAGTTAGAAAACAAACCTCTATCTTCAGCTAAATCTAAAGCTTCAAAACTAGTTCCTAATATTTTAATACCATATTTAGTTAATTTCTCAGCAAGCTTTAAAGCTGTTTGACCACCTAACTGTACAATAACACCTTCTGGTTTTTCATGTTTAATAATATCATAAATATGTTCCCAAAAAACAGGTTCGAAGTATAATTTATCAGCGGTGTCAAAATCAGTTGAAACTGTTTCTGGATTACAGTTAATCATGATTGTTTCGTAACCACATTCAGCCGAAGCTAAAACACCATGAACACAACAGTAATCGAACTCGATACCCTGACCAATTCTATTTGGACCAGAACCTAATACAATAACTTTTTTCTTATCTGATACTATACTTTCGTTATCGGCATAACGGTTACCATCTGCAGTTTCCATATCACTTTCAAAAGTTGAATAATAATATGGTGTTTTTGCTTCAAACTCGGCTGCACATGTATCTACTAATTTATACACACGATTAACTCCAAGTTCCTCACGCTTACTATACACTTGACTTTCTA
The nucleotide sequence above comes from Flavobacteriaceae bacterium HL-DH10. Encoded proteins:
- the cobT gene encoding nicotinate-nucleotide--dimethylbenzimidazole phosphoribosyltransferase, which translates into the protein MENIVSIKNQELEITLQKKIDLKTKPLGSLGDLEHLAFKIGCIQNTETPKISNPTIVVFAGDHGIAKKGEVNPFPQEVTAQMVYNFINGGAAINVLTKTNGINLKVVDAGVNHNFENNLNIINSKTVFGTKNYQDEPAMTLQQCQDAMEKSGNIISQIHSEDCNTIGFGEMGISNTSSASLLMAYFMNKPIAECVGSGTGLNSEGINKKSSILSEVFKKHKPQNSKEALATFGGFEIAMLCGAILKAAELKMVIVIDGFIVSSALLAAQAINKNVLDYCIFAHNSNEQGHTKILDFLNSKPLLSLGLRLGEGTGAALAIPLLKASVDFLNNMASFESARVSGEIEK
- a CDS encoding adenosylcobinamide-GDP ribazoletransferase; protein product: MKKEIQIFLTAIMFFTRIPCPKWVDHRPEFLQKSAKYFSLVGIIVGSIGALIYYAFSFIFSTEISLLLSIVTTIYATGTFHEDGFADMCDAFGGGWTKEKILLIMKDSRLGTYGVSGLILILAVKFSALRETPIHLIPLTIIAGHSVSRFIATTLIYTHPYVRDTDDSKAKPAAKNITLSMVIVSALFGLAPLLSF
- a CDS encoding adenosylcobinamide-GDP ribazoletransferase, with product MPCYLAKVFLGAKFKKWIGGQTGDCAGAVQQLSEVVFYLSAIALWKFI
- the cobC gene encoding alpha-ribazole phosphatase; the protein is MEIYLIRHTTPDIEKGICYGQSDLNLKSNFTEEFEAISNQIQTKKDFKVISSPLKRCKLLAKEFNDDILFDDRLKELNFGDWELKAWNDIPEKDSNSWMEDFVNVAVPNGESYIQLASRVYAFFEEITHSESIQNLIIISHAGPIRAILAKLLKLPLKESFNIKINYGDVFLLKRENETLKLITEITL
- a CDS encoding diphthine--ammonia ligase, with the translated sequence MNFLCSWSGGKDSCYAFYKAIQQGYKPTVLLNVMNEFGDRSRSHGIPKNVLEAQAAALELPIHFFSSTWADYEVKYIETLKALVKDYPITYSVFGDIDIESHRSWEEKVSTAANLEAVLPLWQGDRKQLVIDMIEAGLEAMIVSCNEVLGPGFLGRIIDEAIITEFEALGVDACGENGEFHTLVVNAPFFKNRIEVDIEEKAKSSNYNFANLVLKV
- a CDS encoding ABC transporter substrate-binding protein, translating into MFFSSCKEKTNTKTVDSKTTEIVSQNIKYAKSFSINNHSDYKEIIVTSAWPKSTETYKYILIKEGQAIPEHDNRTIVIKIPIKKVVVMSTTNIPVLEYLNIEDRLVGFPNTDYISSKKTRQLIESGKVKDLNNDLEINMELLLDINPELVIGFSVNGNDKSLNKIEKFGIPVVLDGAWTEQHPLGRSEWIKFIAAFFDKDEEAKVIFDKIETDYLEAKALAKKTETIPTVISGSLFKDVWNIPGGHSFVAKYLEDANTNYLWKNDQSTGSLQLNFENVLEKGQKADLWIGAGSFKNKEEMLSNHNGYSYFEAFKNNKTYTYTNKIGSKGGLMYYELGPMRPDLILKDIIKIAHPELLPTYEYFFFKTIE
- a CDS encoding iron ABC transporter permease; amino-acid sequence: METTKSYKIAFILLALATLACFFINISLGSISIPNSEIFKSFFEPLENNSWQHIIIDYRLPKAFTSIIVGSGLGVSGLMMQTLFRNPLAGPFVLGITSGASLGVALTIMGASIFGGFLATILVSNWSTVIAASFGSFLVLLAVVIVSTRVKDTMGILIIGLMFGSITSAVVSVLSYFSSAEELQQYIFWGFGSLGNLTWEELLVLFIIYIAGILISLSSIKSLNTLLLGENYAKSLGLDIKKSRLLLIISTSLLAGTITAFVGPIAFIGLAIPHMTRQIFNTSNHKILLPAVFLLGAIVMLICDSIAQLPTSNYTLPINAITSLIGAPVVIWLLVRKRKMMF
- a CDS encoding ABC transporter ATP-binding protein; this encodes MELDNKNIVLKTVDLSIGYSSKKGKTLVSSNINIELHQGGLIGLIGGNGIGKSTLLRTLTKVQNPLEGAIFINNKDISKYASLDLAKAMSLVLTEPIASKNLSVLELVALGRQPYTNWVGNLSKKDKTAIYKALQQTNIEGLKDKKCYELSDGQLQKALIARALAQDTDLIILDEPTTHLDMYHKAYILKLLKELAQETGKTILFSSHEIDLAIQLCDTLIVMNKDEVVMNDPCSLISKGTFNTLFPNDLIAFDEKTGSFRVKK